Proteins from a genomic interval of Streptomyces sp. NBC_01445:
- a CDS encoding serine/threonine-protein kinase, whose amino-acid sequence MSEQRQCQRPGCVGSYEDVGGGELYCDTCGLAPVVSPTGMVGSSPTGITGGGRGSNSSSARSSSRSSRASSRSSSRSSQSRRSVSGRLSRSLSGQSTSRSVSVRSSGASAASSGRGRLGVGLVQVPDVPRPDPRAMVQENPEVPERKRFCSRSDCGAPVGRARGERPGRTEGFCTKCGHPYSFVPKLRTGDIVHGQYEVVGCLAHGGLGWVYLAVDRAVSDRWVVLKGLLDTGDQDAMAAAISERRFLAEIEHANIVRIYNFVEHLDQRTGSMDGYIVMEYVGGKSLKEIANGRRTPTGKRDPLPVEQACAYGIEALEALGHLHSRNLLYCDFKVDNAIQTEDQLKLIDMGAVRRMDDDESAIYGTVGYQAPEVADVGPSVASDLYTVARTLAVLTFDFQGYTNVFADSLPDPDSIEVFRTYESFYRLLVRATDPDPARRFASAQEMAEQLTGVLREVVALQTGRPRPALSTLFGPEVKVTDTELFAQLTGDVSRFGVRAEPVRRKGRGAQQAAPALPSAGVPTALPGTPGSPGSPGAPASLVKPLNAAATALALPVPRVDPGDPNAGFLAGLMASAPGELITALRAAPATSLELRLRELRARLEMGELVSAAHALAELEAQHPDDWRVVWYRGVAALATGDHTNAALSFDAIYDAFPGEPAPKLALGVCAEVLGQLDNAAEYYRLVWATDPSYVSAAFGLARVQLAAGDRHGAVHTLESVPESSIHYTAARVAAVRARLRQRMAEAAAAHGPLLDDLTAAAGQVEALDGFGLDAVRRERLSTEVLGTALDWVLSGSQGSAPHQGPVRTLVLGNDLDERGLRLGLERSYRTLARLAQVGEERIELVERANRYRPRTWV is encoded by the coding sequence ATGAGCGAGCAGCGGCAGTGCCAGCGTCCCGGGTGCGTGGGTTCGTACGAGGACGTGGGCGGCGGGGAGCTGTACTGCGACACCTGCGGTCTGGCCCCGGTGGTCTCGCCGACGGGCATGGTGGGGTCGTCGCCGACGGGCATCACGGGCGGCGGCCGGGGTTCCAACAGCTCGAGTGCGCGCAGCAGTTCGCGGTCGTCGCGGGCCAGCTCGCGCTCCTCGTCGCGCTCCTCGCAGTCGCGCCGGTCGGTCTCGGGCCGGCTGTCGCGCTCCCTGTCGGGGCAGTCGACGTCGCGGTCGGTGTCGGTGCGCAGTTCGGGCGCCTCGGCCGCGTCGTCGGGCCGCGGGCGCCTCGGCGTCGGCCTGGTCCAGGTGCCGGACGTGCCGCGGCCCGACCCGCGGGCGATGGTGCAGGAGAACCCCGAGGTTCCCGAGCGGAAGCGATTCTGCTCGCGCTCGGACTGCGGGGCGCCGGTGGGCCGCGCGCGCGGCGAACGCCCGGGCCGCACGGAGGGGTTCTGCACGAAGTGCGGCCACCCGTACTCGTTCGTGCCGAAGCTGCGTACGGGCGACATCGTGCACGGCCAGTACGAGGTGGTGGGCTGCCTCGCGCACGGCGGGCTCGGCTGGGTCTATCTCGCCGTGGACCGCGCGGTCTCCGACCGCTGGGTCGTCCTCAAGGGCCTCCTCGACACGGGTGACCAGGACGCCATGGCGGCGGCGATCTCGGAGCGGCGCTTCCTCGCCGAGATCGAGCACGCGAACATCGTCCGCATCTACAACTTCGTCGAGCACCTCGACCAGCGCACCGGCTCCATGGACGGCTACATCGTCATGGAGTACGTAGGCGGCAAGTCCCTCAAGGAGATCGCCAACGGGCGCCGCACCCCGACCGGCAAGCGCGACCCGCTCCCGGTCGAGCAGGCCTGCGCGTACGGGATCGAGGCGCTGGAGGCGCTCGGGCACCTGCACAGCCGCAACCTCCTGTACTGCGACTTCAAGGTCGACAACGCGATCCAGACGGAGGACCAGCTCAAGCTCATCGACATGGGCGCGGTCCGCAGGATGGACGACGACGAGTCGGCGATCTACGGGACCGTGGGCTACCAGGCGCCCGAGGTCGCGGACGTCGGCCCCTCGGTCGCCTCCGACCTGTACACGGTGGCGCGCACACTGGCCGTCCTGACCTTCGACTTCCAGGGCTACACGAACGTCTTCGCGGACTCCCTGCCCGACCCCGACAGCATCGAGGTCTTCCGCACGTACGAGTCGTTCTACCGGCTGCTCGTACGCGCCACCGACCCCGACCCCGCCCGCCGGTTCGCGTCCGCGCAGGAGATGGCGGAGCAGCTCACCGGCGTACTGCGCGAGGTCGTGGCCCTCCAGACGGGCCGTCCGCGGCCTGCGCTCTCGACGCTGTTCGGGCCCGAGGTCAAGGTCACGGACACGGAGTTGTTCGCGCAGCTGACGGGCGATGTGTCGCGGTTCGGGGTACGGGCGGAGCCGGTGCGACGGAAGGGACGGGGTGCACAGCAGGCCGCGCCCGCACTCCCGTCGGCCGGCGTGCCCACCGCGCTCCCGGGCACTCCCGGCTCCCCTGGCTCGCCCGGCGCCCCCGCCTCGTTGGTGAAGCCCCTCAACGCCGCCGCCACCGCGCTCGCGCTCCCCGTGCCGAGGGTCGACCCCGGCGACCCGAACGCCGGGTTCCTCGCGGGGCTCATGGCGTCCGCTCCGGGCGAGCTCATCACCGCGCTGCGCGCCGCGCCCGCCACCTCCTTGGAACTGCGCCTGCGTGAGCTGCGGGCCCGCCTCGAAATGGGTGAACTGGTCTCCGCCGCCCATGCGTTGGCGGAGCTGGAGGCGCAGCACCCGGACGACTGGCGGGTCGTCTGGTACCGCGGGGTCGCGGCGCTCGCGACCGGCGACCACACGAACGCGGCCCTGTCGTTCGACGCGATCTACGACGCGTTCCCGGGTGAGCCCGCCCCGAAGCTCGCGCTCGGCGTGTGCGCGGAGGTACTCGGCCAGCTGGACAACGCGGCGGAGTACTACCGCCTCGTCTGGGCCACCGACCCCAGCTATGTGAGCGCCGCGTTCGGCCTGGCCCGGGTGCAGCTCGCCGCGGGCGACCGGCACGGCGCCGTGCACACCCTGGAGTCCGTACCGGAGTCGTCGATCCACTACACGGCGGCCCGGGTCGCCGCGGTGCGGGCCAGACTGCGGCAGCGGATGGCGGAGGCGGCCGCCGCGCACGGGCCGCTGCTCGACGACCTGACGGCCGCGGCGGGCCAGGTCGAGGCGCTGGACGGGTTCGGCCTCGACGCGGTGCGCCGGGAGCGGTTGTCCACCGAGGTCCTTGGCACGGCGCTCGACTGGGTACTCTCCGGTAGTCAAGGTTCCGCTCCACACCAGGGACCCGTGAGGACCCTGGTGCTGGGGAACGATCTGGACGAGCGGGGGCTGCGTCTCGGCCTCGAGCGCTCGTACCGGACATTGGCCAGGCTCGCTCAGGTTGGCGAGGAGAGGATCGAACTGGTGGAGCGGGCGAACCGTTACCGTCCACGGACGTGGGTGTGA